One Acropora palmata chromosome 2, jaAcrPala1.3, whole genome shotgun sequence genomic window, aaaatctggtggTGGCGTGTTTACTGTGTATCTTAACGTCACACAACCacgtttacatactctcatgcacacacgcctctcggccaatcagaagttattttataatgtgCCTTGGGCTCTACGAGTACGAGCACTAGGCACATAAAAGAACGCAAGAGCTGGCGTTGGTCGAAAGGAAGCGGTAATCGCAACTAGATGAGAAAGCGAAACTTGAAGCTTTGAGTTCGAAACTTCACAAAACTGAGGAGCATATTCGAAGACGAAAGAGAAAGTGTGGTATATTTTGTTCAGCTCATTTCCTACATAAAACATGATTTTTGAtcataaatttaaacaaaatatcatCAAAATATAATTCTGGTTTATTTGCCACCTTGCCGGCTGAATGAAATGAACCTGTTGATGATGACTTGGTGCTAAAATACATGAAGtattttcatgtcatttaAGGCCTTTAGAATAAGAAGTTGAGTTGATTGAGACTAGACTAATCTGCATTTATTATTCTGTGGTAAATGGAAAGCAACACtttaattcttttatttttgtttttgttttttttttcgttgttgaacatagttttttttttcttccacattttatttatattgGGTAACTTACAAAATACAACGCCATTATGAATGTCAATAACGTGATTacttaataaataaaataaaaaacaacaatttaatCTTTGATATAACAGCACATAATTACTTATCAATAAATACTTTCCATTTGGCCTGAAATTTCCTTTGCGTATTGTTTTTTACGGCTATATACTTTTCAGTCTTATATTTCATATTAATCACTTCTTTTAAGGCTGCTATGTCTGGGGTGAGACTACATTTACGACTCGTCCAGATATGCCATTTTGCAAcaattaaaaagtaatttagTAAGTCATTTACTTGGTCTAATTTACCTATCGAAACAtcctgcaaagaaaattcaacatgTTTACCAGAAAGTGCAaccaaaaatgtttgaaatccTTCCAAAACTTGTTAGTATGAGTACattcataaaataaatgattaaCAGTTTCTGGGCTAACTCTACAAAAAGTGCAAGAAACATCTTGAACATAACCTATTTTGGCCAGACGAGAATTAGTAAAAGTGATATCGTTTAGGATTTTAAATTGGAAACTtctgaaaaacatttcagatGAGACAGTCTTCACTTTCAAGAACGCTTTAGAAACAGCTGAATCTGCTAAACCAAAGTCCTCTTTCAGTTTAGCAAAGCCCCTTGAAATTCTTGCCTTTCCCAAAACAAGCAATTCATagaagtgtttatttttacatACAGTAGGATTAAATTTTTTCCCCTACAGTGAAATTCTAGTTCGTTCTACTTCACTTTCAGTCACATCCAAATTTTTCAGGTGGGCAGGAACAGCAGCACGAACTCCTGACCAGACTAAAAAATTTGTATGCTTCAAACCTTTACTTTCAGCACTGTTATAAGATTGTATATATTATTCTTATTGAATTGCAAATGGTTAGTAAGCAGGATGCCTGCTTTAATGTAATTTGGATaatatattgttttattatctATCTTAGTATCTTTGTTGTTCCAGattatattataaaatatagATGGCTTTGTTGAAAAGGTGATTCTTAAGTCAGCCCACCATTGAAGAAGTTCTATATAAAAAgtggaaataattttacaaTCTTTGACATCGTAATTACAGCTAAATAGAAAATTCCCACCAAAATCTTAAAGCAAGTAATTAATATAAGCTTTCCATGGGGACGAACCTTCTTCAAAAATTCTGCCAAGCCAGGCTAATCTTGAGGatcaagagatcatcaaggtgagagagtgaatcccccatataggccctctaactagggtaatccatcttaatctatttttaggcatggtacccagttcttccgcgaattttactcgcgcgATTTTCCCGCGTTGCGTGTTTTCGTGGAGGAAACAACGGAGGAGAGTAATGGCGGACCGCGCTTCCTCGAAACgaaagtttgaagtttctaacGCACCATCGAACAAGCGGAAGAAAACCAgcccaaatttattttgtagtaaagaaagaacatgGACTCTCTGtgatagaaacaaaattgaaaaccttctCTTGCTAGACTGTACGCGGAGCTATGCAGCAATCAGGtgtgttcttttctaaaatagaataaaaaataCCAGTATCAGAAGTTATGCATTTATTCAAGTCATTTATTCAAGATCTGGATACTTCATTATCCGCATTACCTGACAACATTGAGTTGATTTTACTCGGTGActttaatgttaatttcacTGGTTCGAACTTGAATATTGATAAAGCCATGAAACGTAAATTGATTCAGGTTACAAATTCCCATGAACTTGACCAGCTTATCAACAATACAGCCGTTTTGTTTGTTGCCGTCATCTTTGTGTGATAAACATCGTGAATAACTCCTATAAACTCGTCGACAAATTCgtcagttatttcatttaggacatttttatcgcccaaaattgcttcttttaaaGCCGCTCTAAATGGATAAAATGCTAGATTTGGACTAGACTCAAGCTTCCTCGCTATTTTACAGTCAAGATCATGTCGCTTACTTTCCAGCCTTTCACATAGTTCTTCTACTTCTTCTTCAGAGAGGATATTCTTTGAAGCCTTTCGCTTTTTGGAACTTTTCTTCACAGATGTTGTAGCCCtcggctttcctttctctcgtGCCTCGCCTCTTTTCGAAATTTCTCCACTTTCCGAACAGGAGCTGGATGTTTGGTCCTGATCACTGTTGTTCTCGCCTTCGAGTTCATCTTCCTCACCACTGGAACTTTCGCTTGAACTTTCAACCTTCTTCAATTCACAGTTTGAATCAATTAGAATTAGTCCGGATGGAcattcctctttcttctttctttttactgaaACCGGTATCTGTTTAAAGTCAAGTTCGTCGGCAAAACGTATTAAAGgacttttttccacatttgccGCCATTTGGTCTCAGGAAGTTTCGCGTGGCCTTGCGTGTAAAGCCGCCTAGGTTGCCCACGCAACGCGTGAGTAAAATTCGTggaagaactgggtaccatgtctaaaaatagattaagatggattaccctagttagagggcctatatgggggattcactctctcaccttgatgatctcttggtAAAAACTCTCCCAAGAGCCTTGACACTTTTGCTCCACCTCAGCCCCAGAGGTGTCACTGTATTTTGTCTGCATGAGCCACTCCACATTGCTTCCGTTTTAGAATGATTAACTTTTAATCCTGAACAGAATGTAAATCGATCAAGTAATTGTAAGTTTTAGACATTTAATATTAGGTACAAACAAAGTAAGGTCATCTGCGTATTGCACCAGCTTAAATTCTTCCTGCCCTATCATTATGCCTCGGATGTCTTCTCTGCTTGGAATAGTGACTGCTAAAATTTCGGctgcaataataaataaatatgcTGATAACGGGTCTCCTGGTCTTACTCCTCTCTCTAATTCAAAATATGGAGTACTAACACCATTGTTTAATACACAACTAGTTATGCCGTTATAAAATGTTTCTACCCATCTTATGAGGGTAGGCCCAAAACCAAAAGCATCCAAGCATTTTAACATAAAAGTCCAGTCAATACTATCGAAcgccttttcaaaatcaataaacaataatatacCAGTTATGTTTCGTTGTTTTGTGTACTCCATAATGTCTATAATTGACCTTACCGCTTCACCAATGAACCTATCCTTAACATAACCTGCAGCTGTTTGGTTAGTATGTATTATCTCTGGaagaactttaaaaattcTTGCTGCAATAACTTTGGAAGCAATTTTAGCATCTACATTTATTAAGGATATTGGCCTCCAATTTTCTAAATAATTtcactttgttatttttacgttataaagaacatttttgtttgtcaatacTTTGAATTATTTAATAATGCACAGATTTCTGACTTGGAAAATGAAGTCAATGACAGTGGGTATCAATTCAAAAAGATGAAAGATGGTAGAGGACCTAATATCTCAATtgaagttctttcaaataacaGCAAAACACTAATCTTTCCAGGAAGCAGTTTTTCAGTCCCAGAAAGGAGACCCTGGCGGCATTTGGGCCCATCCATACTTGCTTTGGAGCCACAAAAAAATTACCCCAAGACAACAATCCATTGCTTGATGGCTTGTGGACGACATTAGTATTCACCGCATCAAAAGCAGAGATGGCAAATTACATTAGGAACTCAAATATTTGCATGCAAGAGATAATTCCAGGTATTGTGAAGggcaaaataaaagattatGAACAAAGGGAATTCAGGTGAGAAACTTGCGTGTGCTATATGAAGGAGGCCTCATAAGTAAAAGAAAGTACACAAGTATTAGAAACAGTTCAGATGTTGTGAAAGaaactggaaagaaaaagaaaaaccggAAAACAGAACGTATGAAAAGATGTGAAATTTCACAACAATTTTCCTGACAAAACACTGATGAGCTTTGTGAAAGTCAGAACTTGGTGAAGTGCTATCATTGGAAGATGTGGCCAGCAAATATTGCCTAGAATCAATATCTGGTCTTTACAGGCCCTTGAAACCTTTCCTGCTGAGGGTAGCTGATATGTACCTTTTTctggattaaaaaaaaccctgCCTGCATTGGTTCAATGACAAGAATTCAAAGGTGTTCAGTATGTAGCTATTGGGGCAGATGGTGCTCCCTTTGATCCTGTGTAATAAAGACCTCTGTCAGCCGACAGACTCTCTCGGCCGACATGTCGGCCGAGAGCCGAAACCATTCTTGTCCATTCACAGCAGCCACTTTTCTCGAAGAAcgaaggtttctatcaaaacaaggtcaactccagcctcactttcatacATAGGCCAGGTAACTAATCACACAAGTGTAAAATGAACTATTGTGGAGCAACGAGGTCTGGAAGGAATTTCTGATGCAAATCCATAGTTCAGACGCAAAAGACGATTTACAAAACATGTTAAACCTTATctagtttaaaagaaaatgccaCAATACCTAAATGCAAAGATACGAGAGTACAGTAACCCGCAGTAACATAGTCAGAGTTCCAATTATTTCGGAAGAAGGTGGTACGTAGTACCTGAAGTGAGTGAAGGTCAATTGAATCGTATGATTACAATGCAATCCTTCGTTTTTGGTGTTAAATTAAAGGAACGTCCTTTGTAATTGTGTCATTATAGCTTCTGTTGGCTTTTGGAACAGTGGCTAACACGATCACCATCAAACATACCACTTAGTTAAAACTCATAGAATTATTTCAGTCCTCGGTGCCGGACAAGCCCAGTAACACATTAGATGTCATGTATTATTTATGTgacaactttttaatttgtttacatgATTAACAGGAATTTCTTGAATATACTTTACAACACAAATAGaagtattgttatttttcctttttaccaCAGCTTTTTCTTGTTGATAGAACAATAACTTAACGTCAAAGAGTGTTTCATATGGCTAGCTTAATACAAACCTAACATTAAATGTaactctgaagaaaaacataagcaaacataaaatataaaattttacCACATTCCAATTTGAAACAAACCCCCAAAGATCAGGGAGTTTTTTTCTCTAACAAAACAACTGAAGTCATCAACCTTAGCCTCTATTTGATAATTTCCCGACAAGCAACCAGCTGAAtagagaaaaggaaaatacatGGATAAACAGATTAAACTCAACTGTCACAAGTTAAATTGCATGACTATTGTAGTACTTTTAGATAGTAAATGCTTCCTTTAGTCTTCAGTATTCTTTATCTGCTCCTTTAGGATGTTGCCTgattattttcattggctatagCCCTAAACAGTTAAAgacgaattgcttctctggtTCAGGAACACCATCACAATCAACTTTGTGCAAACTTGCATTCCAGTCTATATGGCGTCTCCGGATGCATTGTAAATCCACGTGATAATAGCGAGGTGAAGCTGTTGGCGTTATCTTGCTTCTGTTTGTTCCCGCAATgaagtccttctcaggacaaTTCCGTTGGGAGGCTCCTCGTCCATAAACGAAACCTTGCAGCTAGCACATATATCCTTGCCCTGGTCATCGTAAACTCAATGGCCTCAAATAGGTGGCTTGAAGTCATCCACTGTTTTGGAGAGGTAGCAGTTGCTACAATTCTTTCCACCCTTTCCTCTACACTGGGACCCCTATAGGAACCTGAGTTTCTAGTCGGCTTACCGGATTTGGTCCGAGCGCCTTCCTTTGTCTTGTCTTGTACAACTATGGGGGTGAGGGCAGCCTCTCTCTTAAGTTTTCGTCTCCATTGAAGGAATTTCTCGATGCATTCTTCACCCATGTGCTGTGCAGACGCAAGTGTTAGACTGCAGATCTTAGCTGATTTGTACTTGAAGCACCTGTTATCACATGCAAGTCTGCCATTTGCAAACTTCTCAACGTAGTGTGGAGCACCACGTGAGCTTGCAACACTTCTGGCATTTTCATTACCTCCAGCTGCCCTCATGACTCCAAAGGGAGCATTCAGCAATGCCTCAGCCTGGACCCACAGTTCTGCAATCCACTTCTCAGGAATGCCACTTAGAGTGACGTCACTTGCAACTACGCAGATGCGAATTTGGGCGCTGTTTTTCGTCACAGTTTCCTGAAGAGAAGTTCCACAACGTGAGGACGGCACATTCTTCACAGCCAAATGCTTCGTAATGTGACAGTACATGTTCGGTTACTCTACTACGGCTTGCTGAGCGGGGCACCACTTTTTCGGCTACAGTACAAGTGCTAGCAGAGAGATGTCCTGGATTGTAGACCTTttcaaatgtaaaaaaaagtttggttttatcaaacgagttgataaatgttgaattaccaccgtgaaagatttagaaagctgacgtttcgagcgttagcccttcgtcagagcgattCGCTCCTTCCTTatgcccttcgtcagagcgattcgctctgacgaagggctaacgctcgaaacgtcagctttctaaatctttcacggtggtaattcaacatttatcaactcgtttgataaaaccaaacttttgttttgatctcccccaccgacgcagcaccacagtttctttagaaactagaaatccttTTCAAATTTAGGCAGGCTCCTTGCACGGCGACGATAAGCCAGACGCTGTTGCTCGGTCATGCTGTGCCACTCTCGAGGCTTCACAGGCAGCCCAGACGTACTGTTAGTGAAGTTAACTGCAAAGGAGTCGAAATATTTATCAAatagttcaaaataaatattgttttgccaTAATACCATTGTCTGTTTCTTTGTCCTGGTCAATATCTGGTCTATTTTACTGCGTTTTCTCAGCTAGTTCGCTTGCCATCATGGCTGCTTGGGAGCTGTTATCTTAGAATTATTGCCAACGAGCCAGCCGAGCGAAGACGCGAGGCTGGTGAGGCGGCTGCATTATAGAGCCGTGCGAAAGTATTGTGttggcggaaaaaatctcgagtgGTCGAGAGGCGTGTTTATAAGGTAACATTCCTGAGTGTAAGGTAAGATTCCTGAGATTCCAATGACGTAGTGAAAACTGCAACGGACCAATTGTAGCTCGCAGAGATTGTGACGTCAAGAGagattgtgacaaaaaaatgccgtgcacaaaacatgactctgtgtcttaaaattaccagttagtatttcttttgaatggttaCTCGTTGGCACTTAGCGAGAGCTATATCTAGTATTAAGGgtctaaatggtgtttaaaaATCGAAATATTGTAAGACACAACATACATACCTTTAGCTGAATGCCTCCTTGTTCATCCTGGCTGGTTTAAACGGCATGTTTTCGCTTTTTGCTATAAGAGGTATCTTCCACTATAAAAGAAGTAAAGGCTGGCTACAAGGTCAACGGACCATTTCCACGCGAAGCTCAATAAATTCCCGAATAATCGACGAATCCGCTGCAAATTACGATCAGCTGAACCGTATAGTCCGTGGTTTCCTGGATAGTGCTCGCTGGCCTCCAAAACCCATCGCAACTGCACGAGAGCCGCTCATTTATCAGCATATACTTGGCCTTTTCGCTCCGCCATGGACCGTGTGCCCGACGGTTTTACTACGTGTTTGAATTTCAAGCTTAGCGACCGCGCCCCACCCGACAAAATAGCACTTGCCGAGGGATATATTCATCACATAACTGTGCAGCTTAGCGTACAGACGCAATCATGCATTCCTTAAAATCGGCGCCCTGAAATTTGTGAAACGAGGTGAAAAAGCCAGGAGCTAGTTGTTGCCATTTCTGCTCTAACTATGATAACTTTCGGTCAAAATCGTCCTCAGACAGAATCGTAAAGACCCATGTGCAGCGTGGAACCTTCCTTATGACCGAATACATCAGGCATTATTTCTCTCTTTGCGTAAGGCGAACCTTTCATGGTAGAATGGAGGTGATgttcaatgttttctttcttgtggaTGCGGCACAAAAGACCAATCGAGTTTGCAAAGGTGATTCTAAATGCATTGCGTAAGGCATCCTCGTTGTCGGTACCATAAGCCTTCAGGTCAATCAACGCTCTTCTCCTCCTGATGAGTGCTTGAGTGAACATAAGATAGTCCTCG contains:
- the LOC141874201 gene encoding uncharacterized protein LOC141874201, giving the protein MAANVEKSPLIRFADELDFKQIPVSVKRKKKEECPSGLILIDSNCELKKVESSSESSSGEEDELEGENNSDQDQTSSSCSESGEISKRGEAREKGKPRATTSVKKSSKKRKASKNILSEEEVEELCERLEKKNTPDCCIAPRTV